From the genome of Rhinatrema bivittatum chromosome 18, aRhiBiv1.1, whole genome shotgun sequence, one region includes:
- the NCR3 gene encoding natural cytotoxicity triggering receptor 3 — translation MKGGIQVLQVPSSIYATKGENVTLSCKFTSSVMPAIGVSKWYRQAEGAGSKVEITSQVIAREFGNRLVRGGSEEFSRKHDASLHILDLQVSDSGVYFCEVGLLGYRNVLGVGTRLWIEASNQEDVDEITETGRTDLAILIAMACIVALAIAFMICLLRMYRTREGFRSRTLCCRWAGAGAMTGNEDQTNELESDGRVSSQHQEEEQTVYADLAVDRSPGTRAGEERAEAVYAVLLLSRSQP, via the exons ATGAAGGGAGGTATACAGGTCCTTCAGGTTCCATCCTCCATCTACGCCACCAAGGGGGAGAACGTCACTTTGAGCTGCAAATTCACCTCCTCGGTCATGCCGGCCATAGGAGTCTCGAAATGGTACAGGCAGGCAGAAGGCGCTGGGAGCAAAGTGGAGATCACCAGCCAAGTCATTGCAAGGGAGTTTGGGAACCGGCTCGTCCGAGGAGGGTCTGAGGAGTTTTCTCGGAAACACGATGCGTCGTTGCACATTCTGGACCTGCAAGTTTCAGACTCTGGTGTCTATTTCTGTGAAGTGGGTTTGCTAGGATACAGAAATGTGCTTGGCGTGGGAACCCGACTTTGGATAGAAGCGA GTAACCAGGAAGACGTCGATGAAATCACAGAGACAGGAAGGACAGATCTGGCCATTCTGATTGCCATGGCTTGTATTGTTGCCCTGGCTATTGCTTTCATGATCTGCTTGTTGCGAATGTACAGGACACGCGAAG GATTTAGATCCCGAACACTCTGCTGCAG GTGGGCCGGCGCTGGAGCCATGACCGGGAACGAAGACCAAACCAACG AATTGGAAAGTGACGGAAGAGTCTCTTCTCAGCACCAG GAAGAAGAGCAGACTGTTTATGCCGACCTCGCTGTGGACAGAAGCCCCGGTACTAGAGCAGGGGAAGAACGGGCGGAGGCGGTGTATGCGGTGCTGCTGCTCTCCAGGTCCCAGCCCTGA